The sequence CAGagtataaagaaaaaatcttttgaagaaggcAAACAACAAGcaataatgaaaacgacCCTTTTAGAGAGAAAGCTTGCCAAGATGGAATCCCAACTTTCAGAAACGAAGCAAGGTGTCGATAGCCCTCCCAAACACATAAACAAAATGCCCAATCCATTGTTAGGGTTACCTAGAAAGATTGAAGAGAATTCCAATTCTCCATTTAATCCACTGCTGTCTGGTGAAAAGCTTCTGAAACTGAACTCTAAATCGTCCTCGTCTGGTGTATTTAATCCTTTTACTTCGCCATCTCCGAACAAGCCTTTGCAAAGAGATGAAGCAGAACGAGAGCCTTTGAGCAACGAAACAGACCCGCCGACTCATTTGGCACCCAGTTTCAATATTCCTGCTCCACAGGGTCCGAATTCCTCGTCTTCTACACTGTCAACCGATACAAATGACGAGGAACGCACCGTTAATGAGCAGGAGGGAAATAATGTATTTGATGGAATTGGTCAATtacaagacaaaaaagcACAAGGAAAAGGGGAATACCTCATTGAAGCAGCAGGTGCATCAAACGACGAAACAAAATTTAACAAACGTCCTATTGACGAGGTTGGAGAAttaaatgatgatgatgatgaaattgacACAGATTCTATGAATGAGGCAAAGAAGATCAAgattgatgatgaagaagaaaaggaagaagaaggtagACGTTAAGGATgaaaatgggaaaaaacGATAACTCAAGTCCAGAATAAAGCCCTTTTCCttaaatgaaaaggaaaactcCTCTATGAGGTGCTCAAGACCATTTGTAATATATGTACAACAACATTCATTTTCTTAAGAACGTATATAGTCTAAGTTAATATGCGGCGATATGTCAAAAGGAAGATTCAGAAGATCATTTCTGATCTCAAGAGAACCGTAGTGACACTGGGAATGCAAATACCTCTTCTAAATTGCGCTTATATCacgtttattttttaaccGATATATTCATGAAGGTAAAATTAGGCTTTACTGAGCTGTTCCGGTATTTGCTAATTTTGAAGGGGAGGAAAAGCAGGTCTTCGCGAAGACTTCGGCAATATCATAATTTCTCTAAATTCAAAGCAATGAATATATGTAAAAAGCACACTTTATAATAGAGCGCAAATgtggaacaagaagacaGATAGAGAGGACACAGAAATCAATGAAAAGCAAACGAGAAATGCCACTAGACCATACATTGTAAGTTGAACAAGTTTTTGAGGGAAGGACCTGGCAAGGTATACTTTACTAACTATGGAATGTTTCAAAACATCAGAGAACTGAAAATACCGTTCGAAACAGAAAAGCAGGCTAGTATAGCCACTAAAGTGCTTTCTCCAGACCCAATTCTGAAACCACAGGATTTCCAAGCAGACTACAGCTCCGAAAACAATGTCATGCTTGCCCGGTTCAGAAGCATCGACGATAGGGTGCTACGGGTGGGCGTTAGCAGTGTTATTGACAGCATCAAGACCATTATAGAGACCATGGATGAACTGTCTTAGATAGACAGGGGGAGCCATGCTCGCATATGTATGTTTATAGACAGCCGGTGATATAGTGTAATTTAGGTAGTTTAGTAGCATTCAACATAGAGGCCGAGCGAGGTCTAATTGCCAATTCTGATAGGCCTTTCGTGCAGAACTGAAGTGTTCTTCTGGGTGACCAAAAGAAGCAGACGAGGTCTTATTCGCTTTCAATTGGCTGGGTAACACAGAAAGTTTTGTTAGGAAAGGGTGACGGCGCTTGGcgttttttttgatagtAAAAGTCATTTTAGGCTCTTGGAGTAAGAGATAAGAGAGGTAGAGTAAACACCTCATTAGCACGTCATAAACTTTTTAGATCAACCTATAGAGATTCTGTGTTGGCTTGTCTTTTACAGCTATTGAGTTTCCGATTTTttgttagtttttttttgcctaAAATTATAGGAACgattgttttcttttcggtTCCCTTTTTTACTGGTTCATATTGATTAGAACACTATCGGTCAACAAACAGGCCCAGAATTGTAGGCGCGTGTAACTCACGATATAATTAAGTGGGAAGCTACACACATCATTACAGCATGCCTGAGATCTCCGTTCAAAATCCGCTAAGGCTCTCTGAAAACGGGAATGCTCGTTCCATGTTTCTGTCTGCATCACAACCACAACGTCCATCAACTACTTCATCCTTCCCTATGTCTGTGCAAAATGCTGCTAGGCTGGACTTGTCGAGTTTCCAGGTACTGAATTCATCTGTTAAAAGAcagaattcaaattcagtGAATGAAGATATAAATAGCAGTAAGAGACGAATAAGTAGATCCAATTTTTTAGATATCGAATACAACAATAACGCTAGCTCCCAATCAGAAAAGACCACAATCTGTCACTCAAGGCCAAACCCTTCCGTCAGGTATTTGGGCAGTCCAAAAAGGGCCTTGCAGAGAGAAAATTCTGTCGAAGTTACGCGATCCTCCCCTTTGGTATCGAAGCCCGCTAGTCATACTGGAAAACATATTGCATACGACAAATATACCACAGGAATTCCGGTCAAATCACCGAACATTTCAAGTAGCAACAGCTTACTCAACATGTCAAAAAGTTCATTAGCCTATGTGGATGCAGAACCAGACGGACCGTCATGTAATGAAATTATTGAGAATTTCCAGCACAAAAAAACCGAAAGCGATGACATTCATGACGATGATGGCGATGACGACGCAGATCCTAATGACTTAAGTAATagtgaaaacaacaacaactataataataataatattaataataataacaacaataataataacaacaatactaacaataataatattaataataatgacgatgatgataataacGAACGGGAAGAAAGCAACGTGTACAGGCCCgcaaataacaaaaaatcaagcaTCGCTTTAATCCaaaaactacaagaacTATACAAAGTCATAGTCAAGCAAGAAATTGAGTTACAAGAGCGGTGTTCCCAACTGACGAATTCTCAAACCACTGAATTGAAGAGTCTATGGACTATCTACAGGATTAATACCGAACTGGTTAACAATTACGTTACGTTTATCACCACCGCCTTATTGCCGTCCCAACCACCTCATGATTTAGTTATTGGCCAAGAGATCGTCGAAATATATAGAATTGAAAGAAGACTATGGGTATATGGTACAATAACCTTTTTAGACGTTCTTAAAAACTTCTCCAATTTCATGGACCCTGAAGTTTGCTGCCAATTTATTACTcatgtttttgtttcattatCGACCATGATCTCTGATATACCATCCAAATATTCAATCACCTGGTTACAAAGATTAGGCGATTTATCAAGAATGGCTATAGCGTTATATCCCTCAAGTTTCATTGATTGGAAGTTAAGTGCGGAGCATTGGTACACTGAGGCAATGAAATACATTTATAACCATGGTAAGCTTTATTATCATATGTCTACAGTTCAGCAAAACACCTTGGAAGCAWTTGTGAATTTGGGGAAAAGTGTTTTTTGCCAGGAAACGTTTACACCATCTCCGCAGTATATGCAATTGGTCATCGATAATATTTATCAAAGAGCGTTTGTcgaaagaaataatggcAACCTTAGAAACTCGTTATTGattgaatatttgaaaCATAGCGAAGCCATGCTATTGCCCAGTTTTTTAGAGAGTCCGGACTTGCAAAATGTTGTGTTGACCTATTTTGTTGAGAAATTTGGTATAGATGCAAATGGTTGCAATATATTCAACCCAGAGGATATGTTTATTCAAAATCCtgacttcttcaaatacttTTTCAGACATGCTCCATCTTTTGCACAATCTCATATTTTACAAATTGTTGGATTCGGAGAACCAAAGAATCCATTTGCCATTCTGTTCGAGTTACCCAAATACTTGAAGGAGAGAAAGGACAAGAAGGAGCGTAAAAAGTCTTCTAATAATGATTCTTCAATAACGGAAAGCACAACAAGTAACAGCAGAAATtacaatgatgataatgatgaaataaTGAGTTCCACCACATCCATATCTGAGCGTGATTTTCTCATGgagtttttcaatgatatTGACACTTTACGACGTCCAATAGTCTCTTCCATGTTAACAAATGAGGCTTGGTTGGAGTctttaaagtttttgaacatGACTTCATTAAAGTGCGGTATGATAGTGCTTAGGAAGTTTCTTCATGGCCCTCTAGGTATCGCATTACCTCATTTTCTACCATGGATTTactttattatttcaatTTGCTTGAAAAGCGGCCAATTGAGTGATCCAATTAGCAAAGAGTTTTGGATACTCATCGTCAAGAGAATATTCCCCTGGGACACAATGGTTACTTTTATGAATATTCTAATAGCATGCTTGTTGGACAATGAAACGTCCAATCCAATTATTGGAAGCTTGTGCAGTGAATACAATGATTTAAATTTGGCTGAACTAttagaattttttaatgaGAAGGAAGAACTACCTGAAATTTGGCGTTGCTGGGGTACATTATGGTTTGACACCATCTGCCAAAAGAACACAAAGACAATCAGTAGTGACGATGATTTTGAGGAGGTAGGTATCAAAGATTACATGGCATTAGATTCGCCAACTGATGGGATAATATTTGATGTGAATGACGAAAATGGTgagaaattttggaaaagggcATGTAGaactatttttcttttcaaagagcTATCGagaagtttcaaaatagGAGTAGTAATCAACAATGAATCGTCGATCAACCGTTCATCAATGCCAAGCAAGAATGTACTAGGAGATTTATCATTCAAACTCGAACCATTGAGTACCCTAGGAAGTAGTCTTCCAACGCTGGAAGGTATTGTTGACGTCTTTGAAGCAAGAAGCGAGAACAATGTTGATTTGCACGCTGTGCCAGAACTTAGTGTCATTAAGGGCGGAAGTATTTTCAACTATACTGGCTACAAAAAGCTTTGTCCTGATTACACATGTTTCGATAAAAACGGGGAATTTTTAAGTGCCTCTCTCTATACCTCTTGGTATGTTCCTAACGGCAGTAACAATTCGGAGACTAACGTAATTAGTAGCTGCGAAAAGGAAAGCGAGGACCTGTTCTTGAAGTGTTTGATGTCAGATGACCAGGAAATCGACTTGAAAATCACATACTTCGTCTTTGATGCGACATCATGGTTGAGGCACTCAGCACGTATATTCAAGTTAGCACAAAATAGGCTATTGAAATTTGCTATCTGCTTAACAACATTCCAAGAATTAAGATTCCTACGGAAGTCAAAGGACGAAAACGTCATGGAAGCAGCCACAAGGGGTATCATAACCATTAGACAACTTTACTACGAGAACAAGGTACTACCTTTAAGGTTCACGGGTAATGTCGCAACGCATATCGAGGAGAACTTAGAGTTCGAAGAGCAGATAACATGGAGAACACATGTCGATGAGTTTGTCATCGAATCCATAATGAAAGCACAAGAAAAGCTGGAGAACGCAAACCAACCGCACGCTTCCACTTATCGTTTCAATTATGTGATCTTGATATCGGATGACGATAccatgaagaaaaaagcacaagaaaaaaaaataaaaacgtTAAGCACGAGATttgtgttttctttatgCACAAAACTTGGCGAGCAGCGCCGCTTATGCACAGACTGACTTTGCACGAAACTGTGTAACAGCTACAgtcataataataataaatttttaatataCTTTCTATACGCATATAATCAACTGATGTTTACAATTTTACTCGCGTTTTCGTTCAAACAAGCCTCTGTCGGAACAAATCGGAACCCCCACACTTTCGTCGGAACAGGTCGGCATCACAACGGGTGAATGGAGATCTGACTTCCCCGATTCGGCAACTggccttttcttttttttgtgtaacaatagaaaaagcAGTGCTTCCTTTCGTCCGGCACGGCTGTGCCGAACATATCGGCAAAGCTCCGGGTATATGAGCTATGCAAGGCAAATGTGCTGGCTGGACGAACAAGCGGCAGGTTGTTATAGCATTATGGGCAGGCGGATAAAGGGCCCAAACAAGAGAGCAGCTTTCAGACGCGTCTGGTTGGGCAAGCCGTCAATTTTTGTGCATTAAGTAATCCCTAACTGAGGGATTGTAGTTTTAAACAGATTGTAGAAGaccacaaaaaaaaaaaggtatatAAGGACAACAAAGTCGCGGTAAATTGTAATGAAGTTCTTGTACTTGTATCCATTATTGGTTTATTacttgttttcttctacatgataataatatcaaacACTCAACGAACAACAATTTCAAGGGATCCGTCTACcgatttctctttttcagttttaaTAATAACCATATTCTTTTaactcaaaaaataaaaaatattcaaaatttaCTCAACCAATAATTTCataaaaaagcaaatatgTCTCCATCTAAAATGAATGCTGTAGCAGGAACTACTTCAGAAGTCGAACAAAAAATCAGGAAAGAATTGGCGCTTAGTGATGAAGTTACCACTATCAGACGTAACGCTCCAGCTGCTGTCTTGTATGAGGACggtttgaaagaaaacaagaccGTAATCTCATCAAGTGGTGCACTGATTGCTTACTCCGGTGTGAAGACCGGTAGGTCTCCAAAGGACAAGCGTATCGTCGAAGAACCCACGTCAAAAGACGAAATCTGGTGGGGTCCCGTCAATAAGCCTTGTTCTGARAGAACCTGGTCTATCAACCGTGAAAGAGCAGCTGACTATTTGAGAACAAGAGATCATATCTACATAGTTGATGCCTTTGCTGGCTGGGATCCAAAATACAGAATTAAAGTTCGTGTTGTTTGTGCAAGAGCTTACCACGCTTTATTTATGACAAATATGCTGATCAGACctactgaagaagaattggcTCATTTCGGTGAACCTGATTTCA is a genomic window of Saccharomyces eubayanus strain FM1318 chromosome XI, whole genome shotgun sequence containing:
- the PCC1 gene encoding chromatin DNA-binding EKC/KEOPS complex subunit PCC1; the encoded protein is MPLDHTLELKIPFETEKQASIATKVLSPDPILKPQDFQADYSSENNVMLARFRSIDDRVLRVGVSSVIDSIKTIIETMDELS
- the ESL2 gene encoding Esl2p, encoding MPEISVQNPLRLSENGNARSMFLSASQPQRPSTTSSFPMSVQNAARLDLSSFQVLNSSVKRQNSNSVNEDINSSKRRISRSNFLDIEYNNNASSQSEKTTICHSRPNPSVRYLGSPKRALQRENSVEVTRSSPLVSKPASHTGKHIAYDKYTTGIPVKSPNISSSNSLLNMSKSSLAYVDAEPDGPSCNEIIENFQHKKTESDDIHDDDGDDDADPNDLSNSENNNNYNNNNINNNNNNNNNNNTNNNNINNNDDDDNNEREESNVYRPANNKKSSIALIQKLQELYKVIVKQEIELQERCSQLTNSQTTELKSLWTIYRINTELVNNYVTFITTALLPSQPPHDLVIGQEIVEIYRIERRLWVYGTITFLDVLKNFSNFMDPEVCCQFITHVFVSLSTMISDIPSKYSITWLQRLGDLSRMAIALYPSSFIDWKLSAEHWYTEAMKYIYNHGKLYYHMSTVQQNTLEAXVNLGKSVFCQETFTPSPQYMQLVIDNIYQRAFVERNNGNLRNSLLIEYLKHSEAMLLPSFLESPDLQNVVLTYFVEKFGIDANGCNIFNPEDMFIQNPDFFKYFFRHAPSFAQSHILQIVGFGEPKNPFAILFELPKYLKERKDKKERKKSSNNDSSITESTTSNSRNYNDDNDEIMSSTTSISERDFLMEFFNDIDTLRRPIVSSMLTNEAWLESLKFLNMTSLKCGMIVLRKFLHGPLGIALPHFLPWIYFIISICLKSGQLSDPISKEFWILIVKRIFPWDTMVTFMNILIACLLDNETSNPIIGSLCSEYNDLNLAELLEFFNEKEELPEIWRCWGTLWFDTICQKNTKTISSDDDFEEVGIKDYMALDSPTDGIIFDVNDENGEKFWKRACRTIFLFKELSRSFKIGVVINNESSINRSSMPSKNVLGDLSFKLEPLSTLGSSLPTLEGIVDVFEARSENNVDLHAVPELSVIKGGSIFNYTGYKKLCPDYTCFDKNGEFLSASLYTSWYVPNGSNNSETNVISSCEKESEDLFLKCLMSDDQEIDLKITYFVFDATSWLRHSARIFKLAQNRLLKFAICLTTFQELRFLRKSKDENVMEAATRGIITIRQLYYENKVLPLRFTGNVATHIEENLEFEEQITWRTHVDEFVIESIMKAQEKLENANQPHASTYRFNYVILISDDDTMKKKAQEKKIKTLSTRFVFSLCTKLGEQRRLCTD